The Bacteroidota bacterium DNA window ATCCGTTCCCTGCATTCGCTGCCCATACTGTAGCTGAGCTTGCATGTAAGGCACTGAACTCTGAACCTGAAGTTTGTAATCCTTCTTCAGCTAATGCAGAACCAACTGTAAAAATAGCTGTAGGACCCGGTGTGGCAATTGTGCTTGCATCGAATGTCCATTTAGCGATTGGGTAAATTACTACAATTGAACCACTGGTGATCTGACTGAACGCTCCTGAATTTGCATTCAGAGTATATGTATCAGCAGCATCTAATTTAATGTCATTGAATGTTGCAACTCCTGCAAAAGCATTTTTTGTAAGTGTTCCAAGCAATGTACCCGAACCGGTTGCAATACTAATTACAACGCTTCCTGTAAATGTATTATCAAGAGAATTGTCTGCTCGGAGAGCTTCAACTGTAAATGAATTCAAATATGAGTTGGTTACACCGTCAGTTGGAGTATTGACAAAGACAATATGATCTGCTGCCGGTGCCGGTATATTAAATGGATCCGAAGAAACTGAAACTAACCCGGGACTTGTAAAATCAATTGTTGCGCCTGTTACTGAACTAAGACTTGTTGCTGTTAAACCACTAAATGTAGCTGTACCACTTACGCCATTGGCAGTAGTACTTCCTCCCGGAGTCCATGCTCCGGAACCTGTATTTGCAGTAACTGTAGCAGTACTTGCAGTTGCATTTCCGTATTGATCCTGAATAAATACACTTGGTTGATCTACCAATACACCGCCGTTGAGTGCAGGTGCAGTTGGTTGAATATTTATAGCAAGTTGATAGTCTGCTCCAGCTCCAATTGTTTGCATAACTGATGCATCATCATAGCCAAGTGCTGAAACTGTCACCGTTTCAGTTCCTGCAACATGTAATGCAGTATTTCCACCTGTTGGTTTCAAAGTTAATATCCCTGCAGAAAGTGAATAATCTGTTCCTGGTGTTAAAACTGCAGCACCATACGTTACCGATGTTACAGCAGCTCTCCATGAAGCATCATCAGAAAATGTAATGTCAAAGTCTGCGTCAACTGTTGCAGTTGCGGCTACCAATGTTGGAGGTGTTAAGCCTGCCGGTGCCGGAATATTAAATGATGCTGATGAAACAGAAACTAAACCGGGCGATGTGAAACTAATTGTTGCACCAATTACCGCTGCCGCACTTGTTGCTGATAGTCCACTGAAAGTAGCAGTACCACTAACTCCGGTTGCAGTTGTCGACCCTGTCGGTGTCCATGATCCAGAACCGGTGTTCGCTGTAACAATTGCTGTACTTGTTGTTGCATTTCCATATTGATCCTGAATAAATACGCTTGGCTGAACTGCTAATGCTGCACCATTTGAAGCTGGTGCAGTCGGCTCAACATCCATTGCAAGTTGAAAGTCAGCTCCGGCACCGATTGGTTGGCTAACTGTTGCATCTGTATATCCTGTTGCAATAACAGTGACTGTTTCAGTTCCTGCTATGTGTAATGCTCCATTGCCTCCTGTTGGTTTTAAAGTTAAAATACCTGCAGCGAATGAATAATCTGTTCCTAATGTCAATGTTGTTGCTCCGTATTTAACAGAAGTAACTGCCGCTCTCCAAGCCGGATCATCAGTAAAAGTGATATCAAAATCTGCATCTACTGTTCCTGTGCCGGCAGTGAGTGTTGGTGTTACTGTTGCAGATGTAGAAGTAACAGAAATATTATCAATTGAAATTTTAGGTTGAGAACCTGAAGGTGATGGTAAACCACCTGTAGAAGTACTATGTTCATAAAATCTCAATCTTGCTGTAGCTGAATTATTGAATGCAACCGGTAAAGCAATACTTGTTATACTTGCGCTTCCACTGACATTGTTCCTTGCAGCATAAGGCAGGTTTGTTCCTGTCAATTCCGTAAAAATTGTTCCGTCCGTCGAATAGAACAACTTCAGTTTTGAGTCTCGATTTCCGGTAGAATTAAATACTGTTGCAGCGTCGAAACTGATCGTACCGGCATTTCTTCCCGTGAAATCCAGAAATAGATCAATTGCGCATGAGTTTGCTGTACTGGTTGAAAGCAAAACAATCGTGGCAGAACCTCTTTGAACTCCACCGCCGGAACCTGATGCAAATGTAGCTGTACTTGTTGAGGTTTTCACTCCATCTCCGACTGTTCCGGTAGAATTAACAAGAACAGAACTCCATTCAACACAATCTGTTCCATTAAATCCATTTGGCCAGTTGGTAGAATTGGATATATTTAAAAAATCTTCAGAATAATTTCCACCGGACATTATATAAGGTGTTTGTCCCCAGCTTTTCTCTAGCCCTGTTGCAAAAAATAAAATCGACAGTACTATAATAGCGAATGTCGGTTTTCTGAAATGAAATACATTTTGTAAGTCTGTGTTTGCAGCGTTTGCATTTTGACCTTTAAGTGTGTAGTTCTTAGGATTCATGTTATGTTTGTTTTGTTTGTTTTAAAGGGAAGGAGAGAATGCCCGGTATCGGAGCTTAAAAATAATTATTTTGTAAATTGATGTTGAAAGACTTTATTATTGTAAAGTCTTTCGCAATCGTCTCAATTTGTCGTGTTGCGGAACAGATTTTAAAAAACTGAACACTACAAATTCATGTACTAAAAAATCCTTGCTTTTGTAGTTTGGGAAATTCGTTCCTGATTTGCTTAAAATAAATTTAGCACGTAATAAAACAGAAGTGAAAAATAAAAACAACTTCGAATTAATTAAATGTTGTGTTTTCATCATATATGTGTTCATTATTGACCATATAATACAAAAACCAAAAGGCAAACCAATCCTATCTCAAGACTGAGTCACGTTACTATCAAGAATAAATGAGTGTTTCGAATTTCAAGACAATTTTCGTGGGTTAACTAGAATAATTCTGAGTGAGTTCAGAAGTGCGGTTTGTGTTTGATTTAAGTGTGTTTGTTAGTAATATGCTGTATAGTTGTTATCAAGAATTAAATTTCATTGAATCATTTTGAAATAAATTTATTTTCTCGTCTATTAAAATAAATTAATGCAATCTAAATGATTCATGAATTATTTAGTGCCGATATTGATCTGGTAAAAAGTCAAAAAAGGCAAATAATAAATCAATGCTATAAACTTCTAATTCCAAACTTAAACAACAGTCTAACTTCATTATTGAAATTAAAATTTATTGCTTGTTTCTGATTGAAATACTTTTATAATTTTTTTATCAGGGGCACTAAATTAGAAATAATATTTAAAGAACAAAATGATTTTAATATTAACCTTTCATGTAAACTCAGTAAAGACAGGTTGTTTGGGGCATAATATCCGCTTTTAATAAAAAAAACAAAACATATGAGCCAATAATTCATGTTCAATTACTTTTCAACAATAAATATTTATATGGCATTTTATGTACCTATCTCAAAAAAATCGACTCGAAATATTTTTCAATTTATAGATGGAGTAATATTAAATGAGTGAAAATAATGTTAAAAGTAACTGACACGAAATAATCTCAACCTGAAATGGAATTAAGACTTGATAATTATCCTGCATCCTTTAAGAAGATCCAAAATTGTTTATTGAAAATATTTTAATGGCTCGGTACTATTCGGATCTATCTGACCAAACCTGTTTTTATAAATTGAAATTAAAAATCCGGTGAACTTTAAATCGTTCGAGTCCAGCCTATCAGTTAGATAAGAGGAGTATGAACCATGATCAAATATTTCAATATACCAACGGAATGGATCTAAGCAATAAAATAAATTTGAATCTCTGGGTAAACGGTTGAAAATGATTTTTAAATTAAAAAGAAGACATAAATATCAGGTACGAAAAAACCCCTGTAATCTAGTGATTATCAGGGGTTTAGTTTGCGATGTGATCCCGCTGGGACTCGAACCCAGGGCCCATACATTAAAAGTGTATTGCTCTACCAACTGAGCTACGGAATCAGTACTTGTTTCTTTAAGCGGCTGCAAAAATAGAATTAATCAGCGTAATACCTCGTCTTGTTGAAAAATAATTGAGGAAAAAGTGCATTTTTTTCAGAAGAAATCACCATTTTGAGCGTTTTAATCTGTAAATACCTTAAAATGAAGGTTAAAGAAATCACACTAATTTAGAAGAAAATTATCCACTTATGAACATTCAATCAGCCAATTCAGACGAATCGATCGAAAAGTGTTTTTTGGTCATGAAAACGCTTCGTCCGCATTTAGAAAAAAACTCCTTTGTTGACATAATTAAAGATATGGCAACACGAGGATATAAACTGATCTTCATTGAAGAAAATGGAATTGCTCTGGCAGCTTCCGGATATCGTTTTGCAGAACACTTACATTGGGGAAAAGCAATTTACATTGATGATCTCACAACACTCCCTGAAGCACGCGGAAAAGGCTACGCTTCTGCTCTGTTGGATCACATTACCTCTGTCGCAAAAGAAAACGGTTGCGCTCAGGTTCATCTGGATTCAGGATGCAATCCCGCACGTTATGATGCACATCGACTCTATCTGAAACATGGGTTTAATATTACATCTTTTCATTTTGCAAAAGCGGTAATTAGCGAGTAGTAATTAATCCTACCTGCCTGCATTTGTCTTACCGCGCACAGGAAACATTAATCATGAATTCAAAAACGCACTGGACAAAAGTTCATTTGAGTGTTATTCGATGTTCAAAGTTCAAAGTTGGCTTCATAGCATACTACGAAGCCAACTTTGAACTTTGAACATTGAACATTGAACTTTGACCTAATTTAGATTCGGATCTTCCGGAAAATCATTCAGAATTCCATAAACGTGTCCCATACGTTGTAGTACATTTCCCCACATAACTGTAGGCTCTTCAATTAAAATATCGTAAGCATCCGCTTCAGTGATCCACCAGTTATCTGTCTTTAATTCTTCCTGCAGATCTTTTTTATGCCATGCAGAATAGCCGGCAAGAAATTTTATCTGTTCCGGTTTGATCTCTTCAGCTTCGATCATCAGTTTTAATTGTTGGTAATCTCCACCCCAATACAAACCTTCCGAAATCTTATGCGCTCCTTTTAAATGTGGAATGGAATGTATGTAATAGATCGAATCAAGTTTGATCGATCCACCCCAGTAAATGCAAGCATCAAACTCCGGAAAATCGTCCAGCGCTTCACATACTTTCAATTGCGTTGGTTTGTTGATGATGAATCCAATTGAACCTTTGCCGGTATGCTGACTGATCAACACAACGGAACGCTTAAAAGTAGGCTCAGGATTAAATGGCTCTGAGATCAAAAGTGCTCCTACAAATGGCTTAGGTAAAGTTTTGGCTTTCTTTTTCATACCGGATTCGGCTCGTACCATTTTTAACTCCGAAGGTTTAAAAATGTTTCCGGCATTTTAAGCCATTTTTTTCAAAAAAAACCAGTTGTTTATCCCTATTTACAACTATTTATTTTCCTATTTATCAGTACTTTATCGCCTGAAAGGGTTAGCAAATAAACGCCGGCACTTACATTGGGACTCAAACCCAATTCAATCATATTTTCGCCATTTTCGTAAAACGAAGGCTGTACTTCCGAAATTAACTTTCCTGTCATATCACTGATCGAAAGTTTCAATTCCTCACGTTTCAAAAGATTGAAGCGCACGACAGATCGCTCTGTCACCGGATTTGGAAAAACTTCCATAGAACTTACTGAAGTATTCAGTTCATCAATTCCAATCGTCCGGCCAAATTTGAGGATCATTTCCACAGGCAAGTGATCGGAACAATTGTAAAGTGCCATTGCTATGTTAGAAGGAACAGCAGCATTTGGTCCATTATTGATCGCCCGGTCAAAGTGATTTCCATCGTTACCAATATTGTTAAAAGTTCCCGGCTCATAATAAACCCCATCCGGAAGTGCTACACCATTTGAATAAAGGATCATATCAAACCTGTCATTCATACCGCCCGTTGAACCACCGCCTACTGAATTCAGTCGGGTCGATTGCGTATGGTGCCGTGCATATCCGGAATAATTCCAGGTGCCACTTATATTTATCGGATCAATAAAATTTCCATCGTTGATTCCATTATCATACAACAAAGCTGCATACCCCGGTTCGAAGGAACTGTAGAAATTAAAATCACCTGCTACAAGAAAATTTGTTCCTTCAGGAAAAGCATTGGTAACATC harbors:
- a CDS encoding GNAT family N-acetyltransferase — its product is MNIQSANSDESIEKCFLVMKTLRPHLEKNSFVDIIKDMATRGYKLIFIEENGIALAASGYRFAEHLHWGKAIYIDDLTTLPEARGKGYASALLDHITSVAKENGCAQVHLDSGCNPARYDAHRLYLKHGFNITSFHFAKAVISE
- a CDS encoding YqgE/AlgH family protein produces the protein MVRAESGMKKKAKTLPKPFVGALLISEPFNPEPTFKRSVVLISQHTGKGSIGFIINKPTQLKVCEALDDFPEFDACIYWGGSIKLDSIYYIHSIPHLKGAHKISEGLYWGGDYQQLKLMIEAEEIKPEQIKFLAGYSAWHKKDLQEELKTDNWWITEADAYDILIEEPTVMWGNVLQRMGHVYGILNDFPEDPNLN
- a CDS encoding T9SS type A sorting domain-containing protein; its protein translation is MFKLTLRGMIISFLFFILQGNSFAQISVNYPVKFLSWNILNFPNSNPTADSALRFPEYRKVMQYSNPDLVVTMENTSATGAGWFLSNVMNSGQGHFAQGTYINGYDSDNAIYYNDSLFEFISNVPIITALRDISHYTLKFIGTGDTIHIFAVHLKASQGFETNRRDEVLLLRDVTNAFPEGTNFLVAGDFNFYSSFEPGYAALLYDNGINDGNFIDPINISGTWNYSGYARHHTQSTRLNSVGGGSTGGMNDRFDMILYSNGVALPDGVYYEPGTFNNIGNDGNHFDRAINNGPNAAVPSNIAMALYNCSDHLPVEMILKFGRTIGIDELNTSVSSMEVFPNPVTERSVVRFNLLKREELKLSISDMTGKLISEVQPSFYENGENMIELGLSPNVSAGVYLLTLSGDKVLINRKINSCK